The genomic window ttttaaggtgtgtgtaggattttgcacTTAGGGGTGTAGGATCCCGCACTTAGGCGTATGGTGTTTGACACTGGAGGATGTAAGGTCCCGGTTTTTGGGTAAGGAAGTGCGTGAGGGTATGGTAACTAAAGAGTGTTAGGGTataggaacaacaatatggtctgttgtttagctgttttaggaaGGGCTATGCATCTAAGGTGTGCAtacaatgaaaaggaaagaaaaaaaaaaaaaatggaacacgTTTTAACCCCCTCTTTTTACCTTAGATGTACAATTCGCACTTATTTTATGCTGATTGTTCCGGTCTTAAGAGCAACATTTCACGCTttaaaaattactttttcttttttttttttttttttagtattttttcctcggtaaaaaaagaaaacgttacagaagagctcatAAAGTACGTggttctccttccttagaagaacaactccttgctcatgtggacgaccaagatggtccacatgaatataccttagtaaaggaacgcagacaaccaagatctgttcCAACGAAAACGAAGAGACCCAAAAAACAGGGCGTTAGTCGCCCTGTTCGTCGCcgtaccattattgatattcatttagaagtcttagacgaatgtcaaagaGAAGACCTCCATTCGACGAAGGGGGACTTTGTTAAAACAATTGTGGaggaatttatgggaagtgagttcataaaagaggaaaagactcctaaggaatgtgttcctaaggaagatgttccaaTTTCAGGTTCTGGATTTAgtgaggaagactttgttcttaAGGGAGACATTCCTGAAGGAAATGTTCAaagttcaggtttagggttcccGTTTCAGGATCCTACGAATTCGACCCAatgttcaggtttagggtttagggaggaagactatgttcctaaggaagatgttccaagttcaggtttagagtttagggagGTAGACTTTCTTTCtaagaaaaatgttcctaacaAGGGGGTTCCATGtccagattccgggtttagggaggaagacttcgTTCTTAAGGAGGAGATTCCTTCTGGCTTAGAGAAGGAGCATAGGTCCTTAACGTGGATCACATACTGGGTTAATTGGATACAACAGAATATGAATGTATtagtggaaataaaaacccAACCTTGGTTTCATGACCTAAAGGTAAGTTGGAAGGAGCATCAAAGGGGTGCTGAGCAGGGTGAATTGAACAATAATAGTGATGTTTCTTCCATGGAAAACCGTAAAAAGGAGTTGTGGAAACAGTGGGTTGCAAAGCAACATGCCCTTATGGAATGGAATAGTCAAACAGCAGATTGGTTCAAGCATTTGTTAGACAACGTGGAAAGGATGAATCCGGACGAATCGGAACAGCAACAACTGCAAAAGGACTTCTACCGGAAAAATCGTCAAACCCGGAAATTGTGGATGCTTATTTTGGCTTTGTTGTTTGAGGAgtgtgaaagggaagaaaacatcGTGGATAAGGAGTTttatttagatcatttattacaagACACTTTGACATAGCCGAAGTGTGCAATATAAGTGGAAATGGAATATGAGAACAATatttcactttccttccattaagCGATACACATAATGTGTTATAATATTTGTACTatttgctactttttttttttactttttcattttttttttcgtattgtACTAAGGTGCttatgttcatgtgtaatcaaCATAAGCCCAAGAAATTCTTTATATCATTCTGATTTGTTGGGAAATTTTTATCCTTAACTGACTTGTTGGGAAGTTATTTACTTCATTCAGttgtttgcaattttttcacgAATAACcaaaatgtttatttt from Plasmodium coatneyi strain Hackeri chromosome 12, complete sequence includes these protein-coding regions:
- a CDS encoding SICA antigen — protein: MCADQGGEPGSSGPGSTGTWNPASSGTGSTGTWNPGSSGSGSTGTWNPGSSGHATAGSEASGGVAAVAPAAGDPGAQPQAPASPVLPARPPPPPPPRRPSTPRQGQSPTPAAVVTPKIGSAGVITKKGGGWKEGVVNPSDLTPYLPLIPILMGLSAMSYLLWKYFFLGKKRKRYRRAHKVRGSPSLEEQLLAHVDDQDGPHEYTLVKERRQPRSVPTKTKRPKKQGVSRPVRRRTIIDIHLEVLDECQREDLHSTKGDFVKTIVEEFMGSEFIKEEKTPKECVPKEDVPISGSGFSEEDFVLKGDIPEGNVQSSGLGFPFQDPTNSTQCSGLGFREEDYVPKEDVPSSGLEFREVDFLSKKNVPNKGVPCPDSGFREEDFVLKEEIPSGLEKEHRSLTWITYWVNWIQQNMNVLVEIKTQPWFHDLKVSWKEHQRGAEQGELNNNSDVSSMENRKKELWKQWVAKQHALMEWNSQTADWFKHLLDNVERMNPDESEQQQLQKDFYRKNRQTRKLWMLILALLFEECEREENIVDKEFYLDHLLQDTLT